The following proteins come from a genomic window of Natrinema saccharevitans:
- a CDS encoding 2Fe-2S iron-sulfur cluster-binding protein — protein MTSHEVTLEWTDGRTRTLDVAERQSVLEAAQRVGARLPYDCRSGTCITCVGRLLGLEDGESDDEDASRPDVGDAFAYRRQPRALTDDERDDGYVLLCIASPQADCRIEVGPRVRAEVGDSPWA, from the coding sequence ATGACGAGCCACGAGGTGACCCTCGAGTGGACCGACGGCCGGACGCGGACGCTCGACGTGGCCGAGCGCCAGTCGGTCCTCGAGGCGGCCCAGCGGGTCGGCGCGCGACTGCCCTACGACTGCCGGAGCGGGACCTGTATCACCTGCGTCGGCCGGCTGCTCGGACTCGAGGACGGCGAGAGCGACGACGAGGACGCGTCGCGGCCGGACGTGGGAGACGCCTTCGCGTATCGCCGGCAGCCGCGGGCGCTGACCGACGACGAGCGAGACGACGGCTACGTCCTGTTGTGTATCGCCTCGCCGCAGGCCGACTGCCGCATCGAGGTCGGGCCGCGGGTGCGCGCCGAGGTCGGCGACAGCCCCTGGGCCTAG
- the rio1 gene encoding serine/threonine-protein kinase Rio1 — MGQGTEFGLVDLEDVESPGDEWEEIDVSDTEADRIARKRDREFEQFEERIKDAEQFKVEQSVFDDATFAALYKLVQDGYVEAFGGPLSTGKEANVYHALGDDREVAVKIYRINASNFRQMRDYLEGDPRFEGLGGQKKDVVLAWTKKELANLRRAKAAGVRIPEPIATERNVLVMEYIGTDDGRAKRLGEVHIENPQTAYEVMREYMRRLYSAGLIHGDLSEYNVVFDEAEGQLVLIDLGQAVTVHHPNSREFLERDCRNVASFFSRQGLDVTESDLLEFVTSPEPDPSRD, encoded by the coding sequence ATGGGACAGGGAACGGAGTTCGGACTGGTCGACCTCGAGGACGTCGAGTCCCCCGGCGACGAGTGGGAGGAGATCGACGTCTCGGATACCGAAGCCGATCGGATCGCCCGCAAGCGCGACCGCGAGTTCGAACAGTTCGAGGAGCGGATCAAGGACGCCGAACAGTTCAAGGTCGAGCAGTCGGTCTTCGACGACGCGACCTTCGCGGCGCTGTACAAGCTGGTCCAAGACGGCTACGTCGAGGCCTTCGGCGGACCGCTCTCGACGGGCAAGGAGGCAAACGTCTACCACGCCCTGGGCGACGACCGCGAGGTCGCGGTCAAGATCTACCGGATCAACGCCTCGAACTTCCGGCAGATGCGCGACTACCTCGAGGGCGATCCCCGGTTCGAGGGACTGGGCGGCCAGAAGAAAGACGTCGTCCTCGCGTGGACGAAAAAGGAACTGGCGAACCTCCGACGGGCGAAGGCGGCCGGGGTTCGGATTCCGGAACCGATCGCGACCGAACGCAACGTGCTGGTCATGGAGTACATCGGGACCGACGACGGCCGCGCGAAACGACTCGGCGAGGTCCACATCGAGAACCCGCAAACCGCCTACGAGGTCATGCGCGAGTACATGCGTCGGCTCTACTCGGCCGGCCTGATCCACGGCGACCTGAGCGAGTACAACGTCGTCTTCGACGAGGCCGAGGGTCAACTGGTCCTGATCGACCTCGGGCAGGCCGTCACCGTCCACCACCCCAACAGCCGCGAGTTCCTGGAGCGCGATTGCCGGAACGTCGCGAGTTTCTTCTCGCGGCAGGGGCTCGACGTGACCGAGAGCGATCTGCTCGAGTTCGTCACGAGTCCGGAGCCGGACCCCTCGAGGGACTGA
- the arcD gene encoding arginine/ornithine antiporter ArcD, producing the protein MGVDFTPKAYDDIPDEDRPSLGEALLPIAGMILFLSVGMIWLEMDPQMPLLWGIAFAGLLGRYYFGYSWERLYDGISRSILTGLQAILILFVIYMLISSWIDSGTIPTLMYYGLEFLSPRIFLPFTVVLSAVVAFAIGSSWTTAGTLGVAMIGIGSGLGIPEAMTAGAVLSGAYTGDKNSPLSDTTNLAAAVTNTDLMDHIRAMRPGTLIAFTVSLVLFVALGLNASGTIPVDRVAEMQAGLASSYAVSPITLFPLVVTFALAFYGFPALPSLGAGIFAGVGISTTVQGTSFAAAWKTVHNGTSPETGLELTNELLASGGLSGSVWVITIIVAALALGGILQETGVLASLAYHIGRAVSSVAGLTAGTAAGTVAMNFLAAEQYMAIVVPGMTLQNLYDEYDLESRNLSRAVEAAGTTTSAFVPWGSGGVFMASTLGVPVVEYAPYYFFGILSPLVLIAMGVTGWGIAYKEAPEAEPTAETVTPSVD; encoded by the coding sequence ATGGGAGTTGATTTCACACCGAAAGCCTACGACGACATCCCCGATGAGGACCGCCCGAGCCTGGGGGAGGCGCTCCTCCCGATCGCCGGCATGATTCTGTTCCTCTCGGTCGGGATGATCTGGCTCGAGATGGACCCGCAGATGCCGCTGTTGTGGGGGATCGCCTTCGCGGGGTTGCTCGGACGGTACTACTTCGGCTACTCATGGGAGCGCCTTTACGACGGGATTAGTCGCAGTATTCTGACCGGGCTACAAGCCATTCTCATCCTGTTTGTCATCTATATGCTCATCTCGTCGTGGATCGACTCCGGAACGATCCCCACGCTCATGTACTACGGGCTGGAGTTCCTGTCGCCGCGGATATTCCTCCCCTTTACCGTCGTGCTTTCGGCGGTCGTCGCCTTCGCGATCGGCTCGTCGTGGACGACCGCCGGGACCCTCGGCGTCGCGATGATCGGGATCGGCTCCGGGCTCGGGATCCCGGAGGCGATGACGGCCGGTGCCGTCCTCTCCGGTGCCTACACCGGCGACAAGAACTCCCCCCTCTCCGATACCACGAACCTCGCCGCCGCGGTCACGAACACGGATCTGATGGACCACATTCGGGCGATGCGCCCCGGAACGCTGATCGCGTTTACCGTCTCGCTGGTGCTGTTCGTCGCGCTGGGATTGAACGCGAGCGGAACGATCCCCGTCGACCGCGTCGCCGAGATGCAAGCCGGCCTCGCGAGCAGCTACGCCGTCTCGCCGATCACGCTCTTCCCACTGGTCGTCACGTTCGCGCTCGCGTTCTACGGATTTCCGGCGCTGCCGTCGCTCGGCGCCGGCATCTTCGCCGGCGTCGGGATCAGCACCACCGTCCAGGGAACGAGTTTCGCCGCGGCGTGGAAAACCGTTCACAACGGAACGAGTCCCGAGACCGGCCTCGAACTCACGAACGAACTGCTCGCAAGCGGCGGACTCTCGGGCTCCGTGTGGGTCATTACGATCATCGTCGCCGCGCTGGCACTCGGTGGGATCCTCCAGGAGACCGGCGTGCTGGCGTCGCTCGCGTACCACATCGGCCGGGCCGTCAGTAGCGTCGCCGGGCTGACCGCCGGAACGGCCGCGGGGACGGTCGCGATGAACTTCCTCGCCGCGGAACAGTACATGGCGATCGTCGTGCCCGGGATGACCTTACAGAACCTCTACGACGAGTACGACCTCGAGAGCCGGAACCTCTCGCGGGCGGTCGAAGCCGCCGGGACGACGACGTCGGCGTTCGTTCCCTGGGGATCGGGCGGCGTCTTCATGGCGTCGACCCTCGGCGTGCCGGTCGTCGAGTACGCGCCGTACTACTTCTTCGGGATCCTCTCGCCGCTGGTCCTGATCGCCATGGGCGTGACCGGCTGGGGGATCGCCTACAAGGAGGCTCCCGAGGCGGAACCGACGGCGGAGACGGTGACGCCGTCCGTCGACTGA
- a CDS encoding selenium-binding protein SBP56-related protein: protein MSDASTSGDVEPGHDHEHHHEGPGYATPQAAIEESEREQLAYVMSLYVGTDVDAPDFVAVVDLDPDSETYCEIVDRVEMPERGDELHHFGWNACSSSCHVDGLERRHLIVPGQRSSRIHVLDAADRRNPELETVIEPEDVFEYDLSAPHTVHCIPDGQILISMLGDADGELPGGFLELNEDFEIEGRWEPPGEIEMNYDYWYQPRQNVMVSTEWAAPKTYYPGFDLEDVEAGNYGRKIHFWDWEDGTVEQTIDLGEEGQIPLEVRFLHTPESTHGFVGTALSSNMFHFFYDVDADEYRAEKVIDFEAREHEDWDMPVPGLTTDILISMDDRYLFGSNWLHGDVWMYDVSDPSNPRRADSLSVGGTFGEVQEVRGRELAGGPQMLQLSLDGERLYWTTSLFSSWDDQFYPEEAERGSVMLKADVDPRTGTMELDEDFLVDWGDCPAGPARAHEIRWPDGDCTSDVWQ, encoded by the coding sequence ATGAGTGACGCTAGCACGTCAGGCGACGTCGAACCCGGTCACGACCACGAACACCACCACGAGGGTCCCGGCTACGCGACGCCTCAGGCAGCGATCGAGGAGAGCGAACGGGAGCAGTTGGCGTACGTGATGAGCCTCTACGTCGGCACGGACGTCGACGCGCCGGACTTCGTCGCGGTCGTCGACCTCGATCCCGACTCCGAGACCTACTGCGAGATCGTCGATCGGGTCGAGATGCCAGAGCGCGGGGACGAACTCCACCACTTCGGGTGGAACGCCTGCTCGTCCTCGTGCCACGTGGACGGCCTCGAGCGGCGACACCTGATCGTCCCCGGCCAGCGCTCCTCGCGGATCCACGTCCTCGACGCCGCCGACCGCCGGAATCCCGAACTCGAGACGGTGATCGAACCAGAGGACGTCTTCGAGTACGACCTCTCGGCACCCCACACCGTCCACTGCATTCCGGACGGACAGATCCTGATCAGCATGCTCGGCGACGCCGACGGCGAACTGCCGGGCGGGTTCCTCGAACTGAACGAGGACTTCGAGATCGAAGGACGCTGGGAGCCGCCGGGCGAGATCGAGATGAACTACGACTACTGGTACCAGCCCCGCCAGAACGTGATGGTCTCGACCGAGTGGGCCGCCCCGAAGACCTACTATCCGGGCTTCGACCTCGAGGACGTCGAGGCCGGGAACTACGGCCGAAAGATCCACTTCTGGGACTGGGAGGACGGCACCGTCGAACAGACCATCGACCTCGGCGAGGAGGGGCAGATTCCGCTCGAGGTGCGATTCCTCCACACGCCCGAGTCGACCCACGGGTTCGTCGGGACCGCGCTCTCGTCGAATATGTTCCATTTCTTTTATGATGTCGACGCGGACGAGTACCGCGCCGAGAAGGTGATCGACTTCGAGGCCCGCGAACACGAGGACTGGGACATGCCCGTGCCGGGGCTGACGACCGACATCCTGATCTCGATGGACGACCGGTACCTGTTCGGTTCGAACTGGCTCCACGGCGACGTCTGGATGTACGACGTCTCGGACCCGTCGAACCCGCGGCGGGCCGACTCGCTGTCGGTCGGGGGCACCTTCGGCGAGGTTCAGGAAGTCCGGGGCCGGGAACTCGCCGGCGGCCCGCAGATGCTCCAGCTCTCGCTGGACGGCGAGCGCCTCTACTGGACCACCTCGCTGTTCTCCTCGTGGGACGACCAGTTCTACCCCGAGGAGGCCGAGCGCGGCTCGGTGATGCTGAAAGCCGACGTCGACCCCCGAACGGGAACGATGGAACTCGACGAGGACTTCCTCGTCGACTGGGGCGACTGTCCGGCAGGACCGGCCCGCGCCCACGAGATCCGGTGGCCCGACGGCGACTGCACGAGCGACGTCTGGCAGTGA